One genomic segment of Chitinibacter sp. FCG-7 includes these proteins:
- a CDS encoding class I SAM-dependent methyltransferase: MEAIMKLTPQKEAFFEEGDQFFLRNEKKYEKNDKPEFVNLFSKYVKISDHVLEVGSGNGLHLAMLTERKNCKASALEPSALAIADGQAKYPTISFYQGTAEKLPLADASVDFLFFGFCLYLIDRSLLCQVIAEADRVLKDGGFIGVVDFDPVTQHRRPYVHRSGIYSYKMNYASLFLAFPQYAEVEKHAFSHYDESFHLDQNERVAAWVLHKSLEQGWPLIASA; this comes from the coding sequence ATGGAAGCAATCATGAAGCTAACGCCGCAGAAAGAAGCATTTTTTGAAGAAGGTGATCAGTTTTTCCTTAGAAATGAAAAAAAATATGAGAAAAATGATAAGCCTGAATTTGTTAATCTGTTTTCCAAGTATGTAAAAATATCAGATCATGTTTTGGAAGTGGGCTCAGGTAATGGTTTGCATTTGGCAATGCTGACGGAAAGAAAGAATTGTAAAGCTTCAGCATTAGAGCCTTCTGCTCTGGCAATTGCTGATGGTCAAGCAAAGTATCCAACCATTAGTTTCTATCAGGGAACTGCAGAAAAACTCCCTCTGGCAGATGCAAGTGTTGACTTTCTTTTCTTTGGATTTTGCTTGTACCTGATTGATCGTTCCTTATTATGCCAGGTAATTGCTGAAGCAGATCGGGTATTAAAAGATGGTGGTTTTATTGGTGTTGTAGATTTTGATCCTGTAACTCAACATCGCCGCCCATATGTTCATAGATCAGGAATTTATAGCTATAAAATGAATTATGCATCCTTATTCCTCGCTTTTCCTCAGTATGCTGAAGTTGAAAAGCATGCATTTTCGCATTACGATGAATCTTTTCATTTAGATCAGAATGAAAGGGTTGCTGCATGGGTGCTACACAAATCGCTTGAGCAGGGATGGCCTTTAATAGCGAGCGCATAA
- a CDS encoding aldo/keto reductase: MKRIGFSVYTVEQTKQLLETYSPNLIQFPVSLFDQRFLTSGMIAEMSRENIALHARSIFLQGLLLALPNELPAFALALSEKLVTLDKYARQSNTTRLAFLMGFVQAISELEAIVIGITSAMQLNEIIQAWHQAHYLDDFASWSEQDADILDPSKWKQS, from the coding sequence GTGAAAAGAATCGGCTTTTCTGTTTATACAGTCGAGCAAACAAAGCAATTACTCGAAACGTATTCACCAAATCTGATCCAGTTTCCAGTGAGTTTATTTGATCAGCGATTCTTAACAAGCGGAATGATTGCTGAAATGTCGAGGGAAAATATTGCACTGCATGCCAGATCAATTTTCTTGCAAGGTTTGCTACTTGCACTACCAAATGAACTACCTGCATTTGCACTTGCCTTAAGTGAAAAGCTAGTGACACTAGATAAGTATGCAAGGCAATCAAACACTACCAGACTGGCATTTTTAATGGGCTTTGTTCAAGCAATTTCCGAATTGGAGGCTATCGTGATTGGCATAACTAGTGCGATGCAATTAAATGAAATTATTCAGGCGTGGCATCAAGCGCACTATCTTGATGATTTTGCCAGTTGGTCAGAACAAGATGCAGATATTTTAGATCCATCAAAATGGAAGCAATCATGA
- a CDS encoding aldo/keto reductase, whose translation MRLAIGTAQFGMNYGLTNVSGKVQPAIVDEILALARENRINYIDTAANYGDAEKVIGRSKLGSQFNIVSKIPALPESGLTQGWFDQSLDASLTNLKCTTLDSLLVHKADDLLRPEGIDLWSALLESKKAGEGEKNRLFCLYSRANKAITRNVFTKSDPVSSEFI comes from the coding sequence ATGAGGCTCGCAATTGGAACTGCCCAGTTTGGCATGAATTATGGTCTGACTAATGTGTCAGGGAAGGTTCAGCCTGCAATTGTCGATGAGATATTAGCGTTAGCCAGAGAAAATCGGATTAATTATATTGATACTGCGGCAAACTATGGTGATGCCGAAAAAGTAATTGGTAGATCAAAATTGGGCTCGCAGTTTAATATTGTAAGTAAAATTCCAGCTCTGCCAGAATCAGGTCTGACCCAAGGCTGGTTTGATCAATCCCTAGATGCCAGTTTGACTAATTTAAAATGTACTACTCTAGATTCGTTACTTGTGCATAAAGCGGATGATTTACTCAGGCCTGAAGGTATTGATTTATGGTCTGCTTTGCTAGAGTCTAAAAAGGCAGGGGAAGGTGAAAAGAATCGGCTTTTCTGTTTATACAGTCGAGCAAACAAAGCAATTACTCGAAACGTATTCACCAAATCTGATCCAGTTTCCAGTGAGTTTATTTGA
- the pseC gene encoding UDP-4-amino-4,6-dideoxy-N-acetyl-beta-L-altrosamine transaminase, producing the protein MDSYIPYGRQSINEADIAAVVRVLQSDWLTQGPMIECFENAVAQAAGAKYAVALSSATAGLHLACLALGIGPGDRVWTSPNTFVASANCAMYCGAAIDFVDIDRYTRNISIEALEQKLAQAELMGTLPTLLIPVHFAGLSCDMAAIAQLAQRYGFRVLEDAAHAIGASYQDQPVGGCHYSQATVFSFHPVKIVTTGEGGVITTNDEAFYRRLLRLRSHGITRNPDEMTQTSEGDWYYQQLELGFNYRMTDLQAALGVNQISRLKEFCSLRRDKVQYYLQKLPKDLIQLPKYSVESAWHLFCINLRNEKERKRVFDAMRLRGIGVNVHYLPVHLQPFYRNQGFNEGDFPCAESYYRSAITLPLFADLSLCNQDYVIQSLLEVLEIE; encoded by the coding sequence ATGGATAGCTATATCCCTTATGGTCGGCAATCGATTAACGAAGCAGATATTGCTGCAGTTGTTCGCGTATTACAATCCGATTGGCTTACACAGGGGCCGATGATTGAATGTTTTGAAAACGCGGTAGCACAAGCTGCCGGAGCCAAGTATGCCGTTGCGTTGTCGAGCGCGACGGCGGGCCTGCATTTGGCATGTCTGGCGCTGGGAATCGGCCCGGGTGATCGGGTCTGGACTTCACCAAATACCTTTGTCGCCAGTGCAAATTGTGCAATGTATTGCGGTGCAGCCATTGATTTTGTTGATATAGACCGATATACCCGCAATATCAGCATTGAAGCCCTTGAGCAGAAACTGGCACAAGCTGAACTTATGGGTACTTTACCTACTTTGCTGATTCCGGTGCATTTTGCCGGCTTGAGCTGTGATATGGCTGCGATTGCTCAATTGGCGCAACGCTATGGTTTTCGAGTGCTTGAAGATGCCGCGCATGCCATCGGTGCCAGCTATCAAGACCAGCCTGTTGGCGGATGTCATTATAGCCAAGCAACTGTATTCAGTTTCCATCCGGTAAAGATTGTCACTACAGGTGAGGGGGGCGTCATTACGACCAATGATGAAGCATTTTATCGACGATTATTACGCTTAAGAAGTCATGGTATTACACGAAATCCAGATGAAATGACTCAAACATCGGAGGGAGATTGGTATTATCAGCAGTTGGAGTTGGGTTTTAACTATCGAATGACCGATTTGCAGGCGGCCTTAGGCGTTAACCAAATAAGCCGTTTAAAGGAATTTTGCAGTTTGCGTCGAGACAAAGTGCAATATTACCTTCAGAAACTCCCGAAGGATTTAATTCAACTGCCAAAGTATAGTGTTGAATCAGCATGGCACCTTTTTTGCATAAATCTAAGAAATGAAAAAGAAAGGAAGAGAGTGTTTGACGCAATGCGGTTAAGAGGGATTGGCGTGAACGTTCATTATCTGCCTGTCCATTTGCAACCCTTTTACCGCAATCAAGGCTTTAACGAAGGTGATTTCCCTTGTGCTGAAAGCTATTACAGATCGGCCATTACTTTGCCGCTTTTTGCTGATCTGTCTTTATGTAATCAGGACTATGTGATCCAAAGTTTGCTTGAAGTATTGGAGATTGAATGA
- the pseB gene encoding UDP-N-acetylglucosamine 4,6-dehydratase (inverting) produces the protein MFNGKSLLITGGTGSFGKQFIRTLLAKYQPARVVVFSRDELKQFEMQQEFNAPCMRYFLGDVRDADRLKQAMRGIDYVVHAAALKQVPAAEYNPTECIRTNVNGAENVINAAIENGVKRVIALSTDKASSPVNLYGATKLLSDKLFVAANNMTGHHPTRFAVVRYGNVIGSRGSVIPFFRKLIAEDAAYLPITDSRMTRFWIELQDGVDFVLNCFARMYGGELFVPKIPSIRITDLATAMAPDRPQKIIGIRPGEKLHEMMISRDDSLHTLEFDDHYVITPSIRFVVENDYSKNALGEIGVAMTEGAKYTSDNNKWYLSIDELIDMDQKYNG, from the coding sequence ATGTTTAATGGCAAATCCCTATTAATTACGGGCGGAACTGGCTCATTTGGCAAACAGTTCATCCGTACTTTACTGGCAAAATATCAGCCCGCCAGAGTGGTGGTGTTTTCCCGGGATGAGTTGAAACAGTTTGAAATGCAGCAGGAGTTCAATGCGCCGTGCATGCGATATTTTCTCGGCGATGTTCGTGATGCAGATCGTTTAAAGCAGGCCATGCGGGGAATTGATTATGTCGTACATGCTGCCGCGCTCAAGCAAGTGCCCGCAGCGGAATACAATCCCACCGAATGTATCCGCACTAATGTGAATGGTGCTGAAAACGTCATTAACGCAGCGATTGAAAATGGGGTAAAAAGAGTTATTGCCCTTTCAACAGACAAAGCGTCCAGCCCTGTCAATTTATATGGTGCAACTAAACTATTGTCGGATAAATTATTTGTCGCCGCAAATAATATGACAGGCCATCATCCGACGCGTTTTGCCGTGGTGCGCTATGGCAATGTAATTGGCTCACGTGGCTCAGTGATTCCATTTTTTCGCAAACTAATCGCAGAAGATGCTGCGTATTTGCCAATTACCGATTCCAGAATGACAAGGTTCTGGATTGAATTACAAGATGGCGTCGATTTTGTTTTGAATTGCTTTGCCCGTATGTATGGTGGTGAACTGTTTGTACCAAAAATTCCATCAATCCGAATTACTGATCTGGCAACGGCAATGGCACCAGATAGACCGCAAAAAATAATTGGTATACGCCCGGGTGAAAAACTGCATGAAATGATGATTTCACGCGACGACAGCTTGCATACGCTGGAATTTGATGACCATTATGTAATTACACCTTCGATTCGATTTGTCGTTGAAAATGATTATTCAAAAAATGCTCTTGGTGAGATCGGCGTCGCGATGACGGAAGGTGCGAAATATACCTCGGACAATAATAAGTGGTATTTATCAATTGATGAATTAATCGATATGGATCAGAAATACAATGGATAG
- a CDS encoding protein adenylyltransferase SelO produces MAFTLAQLPLSPRFSLLHSRFWIETLPTPMPAPHTVALNHALAEELGLVFGDDAADFLLGNRLPQDSQPLASVYSGHQFGVNVPQLGDGRALLIAEFCGLDGAHWEMQLKGAGPTPFSRRGDGRAVLRSSIREYLASEALHHLGIPTTRALAIAGSPQAVWRETRETAAVVTRLAPTFVRFGHFEYFFYQGEPERVRELADWVIAHHYPQCRDASNPYLAMLEQVISRTTTLIAHWQAVGFCHGVMNTDNMSILGLTLDYGPYGFLDGFDAGHICNHSDENGRYAYNQQPQIGLWNLHCLAQSLLPLIEKDALLAALSKYQELFEVAFSEQLRAKLGFAEWIEDDWTLVTDLFELMQTTHTDWTIFWRTLSHWVLQRNDGELSDFFADRMAFLQWLQRYKQRTVDDVTDEERSKKMLTTNPKYILRNYLVEIAIQRAQAGDFSEIERLQQCLTHPFDEQPEHENYAKLPPNWASELSVSCSS; encoded by the coding sequence ATGGCTTTTACACTTGCCCAGTTGCCGCTGTCTCCGCGCTTTAGCCTGCTGCATTCACGCTTCTGGATCGAGACTTTGCCGACGCCAATGCCTGCGCCGCACACTGTGGCGCTCAATCACGCTCTGGCTGAGGAGCTGGGTCTGGTATTTGGGGACGATGCTGCTGATTTTTTGCTGGGCAATCGCTTGCCGCAAGATAGCCAGCCTCTGGCCAGCGTGTATTCCGGCCATCAGTTTGGCGTGAATGTGCCCCAGCTGGGCGATGGTCGTGCCCTGCTGATTGCCGAGTTTTGTGGCCTCGATGGCGCACACTGGGAAATGCAGCTCAAAGGCGCGGGCCCGACGCCCTTTTCGCGTCGTGGCGATGGTCGGGCAGTATTGCGCTCTAGCATCAGAGAATACCTGGCCTCCGAGGCATTACACCACCTAGGTATTCCCACTACCCGTGCATTGGCGATTGCCGGCTCGCCGCAAGCCGTCTGGCGTGAAACCCGCGAGACGGCGGCGGTGGTGACACGGCTGGCACCGACTTTTGTCCGCTTTGGGCATTTTGAATATTTCTTCTATCAAGGCGAGCCTGAACGGGTACGCGAGCTGGCCGATTGGGTGATTGCACACCATTACCCGCAATGTCGAGATGCCAGCAATCCCTATCTGGCGATGCTGGAGCAAGTCATCAGCCGCACTACCACGCTGATTGCCCACTGGCAGGCGGTGGGGTTTTGTCATGGCGTGATGAATACCGACAATATGTCTATTCTTGGGCTTACATTAGATTACGGCCCTTACGGTTTTTTGGATGGTTTCGATGCTGGGCATATATGCAACCACTCCGATGAAAATGGCCGTTACGCCTATAATCAACAACCACAAATAGGGCTATGGAATTTACACTGTCTTGCTCAATCATTACTACCATTGATTGAAAAAGATGCGTTACTAGCTGCACTCAGCAAATACCAAGAACTGTTTGAAGTCGCCTTTTCCGAACAACTACGCGCCAAACTGGGTTTTGCTGAATGGATTGAGGATGACTGGACGTTGGTGACTGATTTGTTTGAATTGATGCAGACCACGCACACCGATTGGACAATTTTTTGGCGCACCCTATCACACTGGGTTCTGCAGCGTAACGATGGAGAACTGAGCGATTTTTTTGCCGATAGAATGGCTTTTTTACAGTGGTTGCAGCGGTATAAACAGCGTACAGTCGATGACGTTACAGACGAAGAGCGTAGCAAAAAAATGCTCACCACCAACCCGAAATACATCCTGCGCAATTATCTTGTCGAGATAGCAATTCAACGTGCACAGGCTGGAGATTTTTCTGAAATTGAGCGTCTCCAGCAATGTTTAACCCACCCTTTTGACGAACAACCAGAACATGAAAACTACGCAAAACTACCGCCGAATTGGGCGTCAGAGCTGTCAGTTAGTTGTTCTTCATAG
- a CDS encoding DNA cytosine methyltransferase — MKLVDFFSGAGGLSSGLNQAGFNSILGSDIHPVYANTYQINHPNAKVITRDIRTLTDDDIFSLTGLKVGELDLIAGGPPCQGFSVNAPIRSLDDQRNHLFKDYLRIADSLRPKAILIENVPGLLSLGKGSVVEAIYKELTNMGYSVAHKVLFAGHYGVPQMRFRTIFIALRDGGKIEFPEPTHDASAIANFGGAKEHCIKLSPLFAAQLKRKTTVSDALSDLPALSLGQAIHDIDYPILPQSEFQSILRADSSRIYNHACAKLGKVNLERLKHIPQGGSWRDIPHDLLPAGLQRARRSDHTKRYGRLHPDELCSTILTKCDPHWGSFFHPNQDRALSVREAARIQSFPDNFIFTGSLTEQFEQVGNAVPALMAKSIGETIKKLIS; from the coding sequence ATGAAGCTGGTTGATTTTTTTTCAGGTGCAGGCGGGTTAAGTAGCGGGCTCAATCAAGCGGGCTTCAATTCGATATTGGGCTCAGACATTCACCCTGTCTACGCAAATACATACCAAATCAATCACCCCAACGCAAAAGTCATCACACGTGACATTCGCACACTTACTGACGACGATATTTTTTCCCTGACTGGGCTTAAGGTTGGTGAGTTAGACTTAATCGCCGGAGGACCACCTTGTCAGGGATTCTCAGTCAACGCACCAATCCGGTCTCTCGACGACCAGCGAAATCACTTATTTAAAGACTACCTCAGAATTGCAGATAGCCTTCGCCCCAAAGCTATCCTAATCGAAAATGTTCCCGGACTTCTTTCGTTAGGCAAAGGTTCTGTTGTTGAGGCTATCTATAAAGAGTTAACAAACATGGGCTACTCAGTGGCTCATAAAGTTCTTTTTGCAGGGCATTACGGTGTGCCGCAGATGCGCTTTAGAACTATCTTCATAGCGCTGCGAGATGGTGGGAAGATTGAGTTTCCCGAGCCAACTCATGATGCCAGTGCCATTGCGAACTTTGGTGGAGCAAAGGAACACTGCATCAAATTATCCCCCTTATTCGCGGCACAGTTAAAAAGAAAAACTACGGTCAGTGATGCGCTTTCGGATCTCCCCGCACTAAGCCTAGGGCAAGCAATCCACGATATTGATTACCCAATACTCCCGCAATCGGAGTTTCAATCAATTTTACGAGCAGACTCTAGCCGCATTTACAACCATGCTTGCGCCAAGCTTGGAAAAGTCAACCTTGAGCGACTAAAGCACATACCTCAAGGCGGAAGCTGGCGAGACATACCACATGATTTGCTCCCAGCAGGACTCCAGCGTGCGAGAAGAAGTGATCATACAAAACGTTACGGCAGACTCCATCCGGATGAGCTTTGCAGTACGATCCTTACCAAGTGCGATCCACACTGGGGTAGTTTCTTTCATCCAAACCAAGATCGTGCGCTGTCGGTACGTGAGGCCGCAAGAATTCAGTCGTTTCCTGACAATTTTATCTTTACCGGTAGTCTGACTGAACAATTTGAGCAAGTTGGTAACGCTGTCCCCGCTCTAATGGCGAAATCAATTGGTGAAACTATTAAAAAGTTAATTTCATGA
- a CDS encoding MobA/MobL family protein: MAIFHATIKSHSRKPTNNNKGSLLSIVAYRCGIKIRDEKLNLEFDFSKKSDVRENFLVFSKKFEGAYLAEGGRIDDIPAFWATQDKKELKVNSNHSREWELALPCELSREQQRELAEKFAVEFCEIHDVAGSVSVHNGRKKRSKNCDVDDDIQNNHCHFLYTTRDSNGDKTRQFNDHPEKKIVTEEGRLLWENLCNAALKNAGSDARVSRLSNADRGITEAPGYHTGPNERDWKLSSEEHQRRKNAAKKKHDDRLKKINERKLQDSRIFAIKQAEIEQMNDVLLGQRAIADQLNYDIQKKRMS; this comes from the coding sequence ATGGCTATTTTCCACGCAACAATTAAAAGCCACAGCAGAAAGCCGACAAATAACAACAAAGGCTCTTTACTGTCCATTGTCGCTTACCGCTGCGGAATAAAAATTAGAGATGAAAAATTAAATTTAGAATTTGATTTTTCTAAAAAAAGCGACGTTCGAGAAAATTTTTTAGTTTTTTCCAAAAAATTCGAGGGCGCTTACTTGGCAGAGGGAGGAAGAATCGATGATATTCCGGCGTTCTGGGCTACGCAGGACAAAAAAGAGTTAAAGGTAAACTCAAACCACAGCCGTGAATGGGAGCTGGCACTCCCATGCGAATTGAGTCGCGAACAACAACGCGAACTAGCCGAGAAATTTGCCGTTGAATTTTGCGAAATTCATGACGTTGCCGGATCAGTTTCTGTACATAACGGTAGAAAAAAACGTAGCAAAAACTGTGACGTAGATGACGACATTCAAAATAATCATTGCCATTTTCTTTATACCACTAGAGATTCAAATGGTGACAAAACTAGGCAATTTAACGACCACCCGGAAAAAAAAATCGTCACCGAAGAGGGACGCTTGCTGTGGGAAAATTTGTGCAATGCCGCTTTGAAAAATGCAGGCAGCGATGCTCGCGTTTCTCGCCTAAGCAACGCCGACAGAGGTATAACAGAAGCGCCCGGATACCACACCGGCCCAAACGAGCGCGATTGGAAATTATCCTCGGAGGAGCATCAGCGACGGAAAAACGCGGCAAAGAAAAAGCATGATGATCGACTAAAAAAAATAAACGAACGGAAGCTTCAAGACAGCCGAATTTTCGCAATAAAACAGGCCGAAATAGAGCAGATGAATGATGTTTTGCTCGGTCAACGAGCAATAGCCGACCAACTCAACTACGATATACAGAAAAAAAGAATGAGTTGA